A genomic segment from Myxosarcina sp. GI1 encodes:
- a CDS encoding ElyC/SanA/YdcF family protein, which produces MLDSTFLGKYTYPLSWTMRDNALKFDIPGDKILVEDRSNHSKDGVIASLFVLEDKFGIHTIKNLLVVSIPWHYKRAMLTLKTYYPQWVKYIWCPANYKQHQPDNWWKYSESHSYVMKEITNLVKFVREGQLIDIEVEM; this is translated from the coding sequence TTGCTAGATTCAACATTTCTGGGTAAGTACACTTATCCTTTATCTTGGACAATGCGAGATAATGCTCTGAAATTTGACATTCCAGGAGACAAAATTTTAGTTGAAGACCGTTCAAATCATTCAAAAGATGGTGTGATTGCCTCTTTGTTTGTATTGGAAGATAAATTTGGTATTCATACAATCAAAAATCTTTTGGTTGTTAGTATTCCCTGGCACTACAAAAGAGCAATGCTTACCCTCAAAACATATTATCCCCAATGGGTAAAATACATATGGTGTCCTGCCAACTACAAACAGCATCAGCCAGATAATTGGTGGAAATATTCAGAATCTCACAGCTATGTCATGAAAGAAATAACCAACCTCGTAAAATTTGTTCGTGAGGGACAGTTAATAGATATTGAAGTTGAAATGTGA
- a CDS encoding 4Fe-4S binding protein, producing the protein MTYAISDQCIACEKCLPHCPTEAISKNSSGKFSIDPNLCNDCVGYYGVAQCMAGCPTSNGCTPTISSLIKSFQTDRTTTNYWDNWFATYDRAIARLKAKQETKYWQQWFDTYSQKLDLLLHN; encoded by the coding sequence ATGACTTACGCTATCTCTGACCAATGTATCGCTTGCGAAAAATGCTTACCCCACTGTCCCACAGAAGCAATTTCCAAAAATAGCAGCGGTAAATTCTCAATTGACCCCAATCTATGTAATGACTGCGTTGGCTATTATGGAGTAGCTCAATGTATGGCAGGCTGTCCTACCTCTAACGGTTGCACTCCTACAATCTCTAGTTTGATTAAATCGTTTCAAACGGATCGGACTACTACCAATTATTGGGATAACTGGTTTGCAACCTACGATCGCGCGATCGCTAGATTGAAAGCCAAACAAGAAACAAAATACTGGCAGCAGTGGTTTGATACCTATTCTCAAAAATTAGACCTGCTGCTACATAACTAA
- the nifU gene encoding Fe-S cluster assembly protein NifU produces the protein MWDYTDKVMEHFHNPRNQGKITEKQEGEKIVTGEVGSIACGDALKLHLKIDEATQIIEDARFQTFGCASAIASSSALTELLKGRKVEEALKLTNREIADSLGGLPEEKMHCSVMGQEALEAAIFNYKGIPLDTHEEDEGNLICRCFGVTDTKIKRIIRENGLTSAEQVTNYVKAGGGCSSCLPDIDDLLTEIATEKETSVAVATQVWQDTNLIPAPTTPTTTATKTLTNLQKITLIQRVIDEEIRPVLAVDGGDMELFDIEGDVVKVILKGACSGCASSTETLKLAIEATLQDRVLPTLTVESV, from the coding sequence ATGTGGGACTATACAGACAAAGTAATGGAACACTTCCATAACCCCCGCAATCAAGGCAAGATTACGGAGAAACAGGAAGGAGAAAAAATCGTCACTGGAGAAGTAGGCAGCATTGCCTGTGGAGATGCTCTTAAGCTACACCTTAAAATCGACGAAGCGACTCAAATTATTGAAGATGCTAGATTTCAAACCTTTGGCTGCGCCAGCGCGATCGCCTCGTCTTCGGCTCTAACCGAATTACTCAAAGGCAGAAAAGTCGAAGAAGCTCTCAAACTTACCAACAGAGAAATTGCCGACTCTTTAGGCGGCTTACCCGAAGAAAAGATGCACTGTTCAGTAATGGGACAGGAAGCTTTAGAAGCTGCTATCTTTAACTACAAAGGCATTCCTCTCGACACCCACGAAGAAGATGAAGGAAATCTTATATGTCGCTGTTTTGGTGTCACCGATACAAAAATCAAACGCATAATTCGCGAGAATGGACTTACAAGTGCAGAACAAGTAACCAACTACGTTAAAGCAGGGGGTGGATGTAGCTCTTGTTTACCAGATATTGACGACCTGCTAACGGAAATAGCTACCGAAAAAGAAACCAGTGTAGCGGTAGCAACCCAAGTTTGGCAGGACACTAATCTCATTCCCGCACCAACAACTCCAACTACGACAGCCACAAAAACTTTAACCAATCTCCAAAAAATCACCTTAATTCAACGAGTAATCGACGAAGAAATTCGACCAGTTCTAGCTGTAGATGGCGGCGATATGGAGCTATTCGACATTGAAGGAGATGTCGTCAAAGTTATTCTCAAAGGTGCTTGTAGCGGCTGTGCTTCTTCTACTGAAACTTTAAAACTTGCCATTGAAGCCACTTTGCAAGACCGAGTATTGCCTACTTTAACTGTCGAATCAGTCTAA
- the nifB gene encoding nitrogenase cofactor biosynthesis protein NifB produces the protein MSPTTSTTITPESKVKEKKSSKGCGCSSPTPQQIDPKIQERIEKHPCYSEEAHHHYARMHVAVAPACNIQCNYCNRKYDCANESRPGVVSELLTPEEAAHKVLVIAGKIPQMTVLGIAGPGDPLANPKQTFRTFELIADKAPDIKLCLSTNGLMLPDHVQQIKDLNVDHVTITINMVDPEVGTKIYPWVRYNRKRWKGVEAAQLLHERQMEGLQALQEADILCKVNSVMIPGINDEHLVEVDEVIRSKGAFLHNIMPLISAPEHGTYFGLTGQRGPTPKELKALQDSCSGNMKMMRHCRQCRADAVGLLGEDRSQEFTKEKFLEMTPEYDLEKRQEVHAGIKQIKDAMQAAKAARAAKKQSRGEKILVAVATKGGGVVNQHFGHAKEFQIFEVDGVDVKFVGHRKVDHYCQGGYGEDATLDNIIGAIKDCKAVLASKIGDCPQGMLRDAGVEPVQGYDTIDKIALEYYQKFVTSH, from the coding sequence ATGTCACCAACTACCAGCACTACTATTACGCCAGAATCTAAGGTCAAGGAAAAGAAATCTTCTAAAGGCTGTGGATGTAGTTCACCTACTCCCCAACAAATCGACCCTAAGATTCAAGAAAGAATTGAAAAGCATCCCTGCTACAGCGAAGAAGCACACCACCATTACGCACGGATGCACGTAGCAGTCGCACCAGCTTGTAACATTCAGTGTAATTATTGCAATCGCAAATATGACTGTGCCAACGAAAGTCGTCCTGGGGTAGTTAGCGAACTACTCACTCCCGAAGAAGCAGCACACAAAGTGTTGGTAATTGCGGGCAAAATTCCGCAAATGACTGTTTTAGGTATTGCTGGACCTGGCGATCCTCTAGCTAATCCCAAGCAAACCTTCCGTACCTTTGAATTAATAGCCGATAAAGCACCAGATATCAAACTGTGCTTATCCACCAACGGTTTAATGCTTCCCGACCACGTACAGCAAATCAAAGACCTCAATGTCGATCACGTCACCATTACTATTAATATGGTAGACCCCGAAGTAGGAACCAAAATTTATCCTTGGGTACGCTACAATCGCAAACGTTGGAAAGGAGTAGAAGCAGCACAGTTACTTCACGAGCGTCAGATGGAAGGCTTACAGGCATTACAAGAAGCCGACATCCTCTGCAAAGTCAACTCGGTAATGATTCCAGGAATCAACGATGAACACTTAGTAGAAGTAGATGAAGTGATTCGTTCTAAAGGTGCATTTTTACATAATATAATGCCCTTAATTTCCGCACCCGAACACGGTACTTACTTTGGTTTGACAGGACAGAGAGGTCCTACACCGAAAGAATTAAAAGCACTACAAGATAGTTGTTCGGGTAACATGAAAATGATGCGCCACTGCCGTCAGTGTCGTGCCGATGCGGTAGGTTTATTAGGTGAAGACCGTTCTCAGGAATTTACCAAAGAAAAATTCCTCGAAATGACTCCCGAATACGACCTGGAAAAACGCCAAGAAGTTCACGCAGGTATCAAACAGATTAAAGATGCCATGCAGGCTGCCAAAGCAGCAAGAGCGGCTAAAAAACAATCGAGAGGCGAGAAAATCTTGGTTGCAGTAGCTACTAAAGGCGGCGGTGTAGTCAATCAGCACTTCGGACACGCCAAAGAATTCCAAATCTTTGAAGTTGATGGCGTAGACGTTAAATTTGTCGGACACCGCAAAGTAGACCATTATTGTCAGGGTGGTTATGGCGAAGATGCAACTCTAGATAATATCATTGGTGCAATTAAAGATTGCAAAGCCGTTCTCGCTTCAAAAATTGGCGACTGTCCTCAAGGAATGCTGAGAGATGCAGGTGTAGAACCAGTTCAAGGTTACGACACCATCGATAAAATTGCCTTGGAATACTACCAAAAGTTTGTCACTAGTCATTAG
- the nifS gene encoding cysteine desulfurase NifS → MNDCIYLDNNATTKIDEDVLAAMLPYLSIYYGNPSSMHTFGGQVGRAVRNARKQVASLLGSEDSEIIFTSCGTEGDNAAILAALKAQPNKKHIITTEVEHPAILNLCRRLERDGYTVTYLSVNSQGQLDLDELEASLTGNTAVVSVMYANNETGVIFPVEEIGRIVKEYGALFHVDAVQAVGKIPLDMKTSAIDLLTISGHKIHAPKGIGALYVRKGVRFRPLLIGGHQERGRRGGTENVAGIVALGQAAELAQQHLVDIGREKILRDKLEQGILATIPNTVINGDPVNRLPNTTNIGFKYIEGEAILLSLDEYGICASSGSACTSGSLEPSHVLRALGLPYSVLHGSIRFSLSRFTTETEIDRVLEVLPGIINRLRELSPFNSDDADWLKEQEAAVLAVR, encoded by the coding sequence ATGAATGACTGCATTTATCTCGACAACAACGCTACGACCAAAATAGATGAAGATGTTTTAGCAGCAATGCTACCCTATCTCAGCATCTATTATGGCAACCCTTCTAGTATGCATACCTTTGGCGGACAAGTCGGTCGCGCCGTCAGAAATGCCAGAAAACAAGTAGCTTCGCTTTTAGGATCGGAAGATTCCGAAATTATCTTTACCAGTTGCGGCACTGAGGGAGATAATGCAGCCATTCTTGCCGCTTTAAAAGCTCAACCAAATAAAAAACATATTATTACTACCGAAGTAGAGCATCCCGCGATTTTAAATCTCTGCCGCCGATTGGAAAGAGATGGCTACACCGTTACCTATCTTTCGGTAAATAGCCAAGGACAGCTAGATTTAGATGAGCTAGAAGCCTCTCTAACTGGCAACACGGCAGTAGTGTCTGTCATGTATGCCAACAACGAAACTGGTGTAATTTTCCCTGTTGAGGAAATCGGACGCATCGTTAAAGAATATGGCGCGTTATTTCATGTCGATGCGGTACAAGCTGTAGGGAAAATTCCCCTCGATATGAAAACTAGCGCGATCGATCTACTAACAATCTCTGGTCATAAAATTCACGCTCCTAAAGGCATTGGTGCTTTATATGTGCGTAAAGGTGTTAGATTTCGTCCTTTGTTAATTGGCGGACACCAAGAACGAGGACGTAGAGGCGGTACGGAAAATGTAGCGGGTATAGTTGCCTTGGGTCAAGCAGCCGAATTGGCACAACAACATCTTGTAGATATCGGTCGGGAAAAAATACTGCGGGATAAACTCGAACAAGGTATTCTCGCTACTATTCCCAATACGGTAATCAATGGCGATCCAGTTAATCGTTTACCCAACACTACTAACATTGGCTTTAAATACATTGAAGGAGAAGCAATCTTACTTTCTCTAGACGAGTATGGCATCTGTGCCTCTTCTGGTTCGGCCTGTACCTCTGGTTCTCTCGAACCCTCTCACGTACTCAGAGCTTTGGGACTGCCCTATAGCGTACTGCATGGTTCGATTCGCTTTAGCCTTTCCCGTTTTACTACCGAAACCGAAATCGATCGCGTCTTGGAAGTTCTGCCAGGCATCATCAACCGCCTCCGCGAACTTTCTCCCTTTAACAGCGACGATGCCGACTGGCTCAAAGAACAAGAAGCAGCCGTACTTGCCGTTCGCTAA